The stretch of DNA CCCAGAGGGAGGATACAGAAAAACGCTATGAGGGATTGGGGTGTCTCAGAACCGCAGCAACTGGTCCCTGAGTGTAGACCTGCGGCGCGTGCAGGGAGGGCATGCCGAACCTTGAGGAACTAGGGAGTCACTAGCCTCAGGGAGCACGAGGTTTAATGCAGCGTTTCAGGTTGGCGTGGCATGGATGCTACGGTTCTACAGATCAGCCTGTTCTCAGCAGGACCCAGGGAGTTAGGAAGCAGGACATTTCCTCCAAAGAAGGTACTCACAAGCGGCAGGCAAGTCCCAAGGCCTTGGTTAGGCAGAAGAAAACCAATAGGATGGAGCGGAGATAGAAAAAGGTTTAACCTAGACACTGTGTGCACACTGGGACTCTCTCCTGATGCACCAGATTCCAGATAAAAGGCACCAGACCCCAGGGAAGCAGGACGACCTCCACATCCCGCTTTCCAAATACGACTGGCACTGCAGCGAGATGCCATGCGTTTCTAAGGACCTGCCAAAGAGCTGGTGCAGGTGAGTGCCTGCATGCACCAGGGACTTAATGATCAAGCACTTTCATGTGCCAGTCGTTGTTCTAGGCACTGAGATTGCAACTGTGAACAAGAcagtcccagctctgctcctGCGGGCTCTAGGGTGGTGGGATAGGGAAACAATTCAATCAGAAATTAAGGTGAACATGGTAAACTGTATATGGGAAAGTACAATGCACCATAGGGTCATAGAGGAAGGATTCACCTCAGGCAAGAGAAGTCAGAGAATACCTCTTAGAGGAGACTTTCTTAGCCTTAGCCCAGTCGACATGTTTGGGCCACAGATAATTCTGTGTGTGTCATCAAGGTGGGAGGGCGTCCTGTGCATTGTGGGATGTTCAGcagcactcctggcctcaaagcaCCGAATGCCAGTTGGATCCATGAAAAATGTCTACAGACATTGCCAATGTCCCCTAAGGGGTAAAATTGCCCCGGGTtgagagctgctgcttcaggtAAAGTGACCTGGAAGCTGTGGCTTGAATCAAGTGGGAGGTAGAGGCTGATGACCAGTTTTCTGGTTTTGTAAACTGTGGAGTTTGCTGGCGTCCTTCCCCTGGCACACAGGGAGCGAGGCAGTTTCTTGGGGGAGGGTGATGAGTTCGGTATTGGACGTGCTGAGTTTCTGGTTCCCAGGACTCATCCAAGAGGAGATGATCAGCAAGAAGGTGGAGTTTTCACAGgcaggttttgtttttaacaggCAGGTGCGGTGAGGCCAGCAGATTGGGAGACGAGTGGCATTTAAAAGGTGGTTTGTTACTCACAGTTCCTGAAAGGAGGGGGCATGACGGGCTGTGCAGGGCCATATGGTGAAGCACACAGTTAGGAGGCAGAGGAGCGAGGAAGCCATGGACGAGAGCCTTTGCTGTGGTTCCTCTAGAAGGAACTGGTGAGGCAGGGGATGCCGGCCTCTGATGGCCTGGTGGAATAATCTCAGCACACTCTGGGATATAAAGGCTGTCCCTTCCTGTCTGGTTCTCGGCCCTGTGGTGATTAGCACAGGTGGACAGTGGCCCACAGTGTGAGAGCCCAGTAAAGACACTGTGAATTTTTGGCTGGGGTGTGGGTCTGGTTGATTGGTTTGCATATGAGAGCTGTGCTTTCAGGCTAGCACTAGCCCTAGGAATTGCCAGTCCTGGGAGGGGCATCCCTCTGGGGTCAGCAAAGCCTCAAAATATCAGAGcatcagaaatacagaaaattaaaaggcaTACAGATGAACTATAGAAGATAAAAAGGTTAATACAGATGAACTATAGAAGTCCGAAGTTCAAGAGACAGATTAGAGGTAAAGAGACACATTCGGGTGTTAGCAATACAGTGACTCTGTGATTCAAGCTCTGGGGAGGATGCCATTTCCAGGAAGAATCTGTAGAATGCTAAGAGAATTGGGTCTGGGATGCAACCCAGAGAACGAACCCAAACATGTAAGAGATGCACAGAGAAGGATGAAGACatcagggagggaagggaagaggttTTTTGTAGAAAGCGGCAGCAGTCAACACCTAAAATGTTAGGAGAAAGATGAGACCTGAAACGTCCACTGTGTTTTCCTATGAAATGTGATGAGGACAACATCCATATAGCAGTGGGCTGAATAGTGAGTGTGAGGGGAGGTCTCTGAAACTTCAGCACAGGTAACTCTTTCAATACACTTGTCTCTGAAGGGGAGGAAAGAGATGGGGCAGTAACAAAAGGGGGAATGGGGTGAAAGGAGATGTTTTTAATTGGAAAGGTTTGACCATGGATCATTTCTCTTGAGCAAGAACCACGAAAGAGGGAAAAGTTAAAGGTGTACTGGCAAaactgaattattattttaagcagAACTTATTAATCTGATTTTAGTCATACAGACTCTAGAAAATTGCATGCTTCCGGAATTCGGTACATGGGATGGATAGATAATGAGTTAAGGATATTAGCAAGGCAATGTTTGACATGATGGATTGGGGAATACAAGTACAAGGCACATAAAGATGGAAGCAGGCGGCTGACAGAAATAAAGGGGCACCAGAGCACGGATGAGGAAATGGGGGCAGGGGCTTCCCTACGCAAGCTCTTGGTTTGAGATTCTGAACAGGGGATCATCAGATGGTACAAGGGGCTGTGAGGAAATGACCTTTACGTGTCTTTCCAAACTGGAGCAGTGAGGTCTTGTATTATGATTTGTATCTAGTCCGAGCCTGCATTTGGTAAATTCAGCAGTCAGTGTGCACTGTAGAAACGGgcactgtgttttgtttttagtcaGTGTCCTCCCACATAATCTTTGTCTTCTATATCTTTAATGAATGGCTGTCAAGTTTGCAGTTTTGGTCTCTTCCATTCTATCCAACTGAGGTTTTGAAGCTAAGTTCAGTTTTCCCAGTTTCATGCTATCTTAATATCTTACCTACTATGGTGGCTGTTGCTTTAAGGATTCTTGTTTCATTGTAATGAAATCCTTTTGGATTACTGTCCTATCATTTATCATATTAATTGTATTTCTAAGCTTTTGTTCAATTGGAAATATACTAAAACTATCTATATGTCACTGTAAAACTCATTGATAAAAATATAGATCAGGAATGGTTGAAAACTTTGTGCTGCTAAACAagaaggaggccaggcgcggtggctcatgcctgtaatcccagcactttgggaggctgaggcgggcagatcatgaggtcaggagatcgagaccatcctggctaacatggtgaaaccccgtctctactaaaaatacaaaaaattagccgggcgaggtgtcgggcgcctgtagtcccagctactcgggaggctgaggcaggagaatggcgtgaacccgggaggcggagcttgcagtgagtcgagatcgcgccactgcactccagcctgggccacagagcgagactccatctcaaaaaacaaaacaaacaaaaaaacaagaagcaTTGCCAATGTGTTAACGTCTTCATGTTGCCTGGGAAACAAATCTTTCTGGAACATTCATGTGCGTTGAAGATGGTGCCAGCTTTAGGAATGTGTTCGTTAATTCACTCAATAATATTTGCTGAGACATTTTATTCACCAGGCTGTGCACTGGAAGATGAGGATACAATGGTAAGTAAAAGACTCAGTGGCATGGAACTTAAAGATTACTGATACAGACAGACAGGTGTTAAAAGTATGTGTAGCATATTCTTTGTAGCTTGCCGAATGTATCACATCCTTTAATCCCAATCCAAATCCTTCGAAATAAATTACTTTCTCTGTTTTATAGGTAAGTAAACTAAGATTCACAGAAACAAAATTTCCCAGGATAGGTGTCACAGCTGGTCAACAGTAGAGTTGATCTGCCAGGACCGATATGAATGGTAAAGCCATTGTTGTCTACTACGGTGGTCATTCAAAAAAATGGCTTTGATGTCTTGGTTAAGCTACATATGAATTACCTCTTTGCTGTTATTAATTCACAATTTATCCATCTTTTCCACAAGGGCATCAAGGGTGGTGTCCAAACGCCTTACCGGAATCATTGATCCAGCGTTGATCCATTGATGATGGCCTTCAGTCCAATAAACTTAACAGAAAGAGGACAGAGTTAATTCGGCAAAAATTGTTCATATTGAGCACATTGTAGGCTCCTGTTCCCTTTTTTGCGTTCTGACATACTTCCTTATAATCCTGTTTGGATTTTTTGTCATaagaaatgtgaattttaaagtagagCACATTTTTATGCGTCTCTCACTTTCAGTTTATCCAAATATGTTGGTAATCTCAGGTTTCTTAGAAGAAATGAATTTTGATGAGATTTGAAAGGATAACCTAATGTTTCACTCAATGAAATTTATTCAAAATCTACTGTGTGCcctgaattaaaataatattaatttaacaCCTCTTGTGTAGCAAAAAGAAagacactactttttttttttttttcttagtgtcgtggcacaatcttggctcacgccAACCTCCGACTTCCAGGTTCCTGgaattatcctgcttcagcctcccgagccgctgggattacaggtgcccatcgccatgcctggctatttttgtgtgtgtgtatttttagtagagacagggtttctccatgttggccaggctggtctcaaactcctgacctcaggtgatccacccacctccacctcccaaagtgctgggattacaggcgtgagccaccacgccccgctgaaagatactaatatttattttacattcattatATTAGCTACCACTAAGGAGCTCACAGCTCAGAGAGGGACAAAGACATACAAAAAGAATTCCAGTGAATGTGACAAGTGCTAGAGAGAAACTGTACAAGCAGGGTTGGGCTAGAGAGGAGGAATCAACTCTTCTTGGGCAGCTGAGGAAGGGATTTATCCCTTGAAGAgagtgtgtatgtgcgtgtgtgcgtgtgtgcctgGTAGTCCAGGCATCATGACACACCTCAGGAAACATATTTGTTGctaattggttttcttttcttctccaaaaGGAAGAATCTACACTCTTCTCGTCATTTGCTGGTCAGGCTTGGGGCTTCTTGGATTGCATGGGCTGACCGTAGTCGGAAAAGCAGGTGGGCACCCGGAGGTCAAACAGGGCTCCCGGCCTGGTCAGACCTGGTGGGTAACCTACTGAAAGAGGCCGCCGGCCAGACCAGGAAGTGGGGCAGACGGGAGCAACACAGGATAGTATTGCTACGTGTTACGTCTGAGTCTTTTAAAAGCTGCTTCCACATCATTGCATTTGACTCTAATCTCAGTGCTGTGATACGTCATGTCTACTTTCAGGCAAAGAAATGTTGGATCTAAAGGACTGACTGGCCTGGCTGAAGTCCTGGAACAAACAGGCAGCAGGACTAGGATTCAAACAAAGGCCGTATCATTCCCAAGCTGGTGATTTCCACcctgaagaagagaagagaaagaacacCGGACACAACAAACTGCACAGCAAAATAGATAATCAAATGCATGATTCAGTATCCAGGGAATCCTGCGAAATCATGTTGTAATTTGTACTCAGTATAGGAGGCATTCCATTTCCGTCTGCTGTTTAGACGGGCAAAAGGCTATGGGAAGTTTCAACACCAGTTTTGAAGACGCCTTCATTTTGGTGGGATTCTCAGATTGGCCGCAACTGGAGCCCATCCTGtttgtctttattttgattttctactCCCTAACTCTCTTTGGCAACACCATCATCATCGCTCTCTCCTGGCTAGACCTTCGGCTGCACACACCCATGTACTTCTTTCTCTCCCACCTGTCCCTCCTGGACCTCTGCTTCACCACTAGCACCATGCCCCAGCTCCTGATCAACCTCTGTGGGGTTGACCGCACCATCACCCGTGGAGGGTGTGTGGCTCAGCTCTTCATCTACCTAGCCCTGGGCTCCACGGAGTGTGTGCTCCTGGTGGTGATGGCTTTTGACCGCTATGCTGCTGTCTGTCGTCCACTCCACTACATGGCCATCATGCACCCCCGTCTCTGCCAGACCCTGGCCGTCGCCTCCTGGGGGGCAGGTTTCATGAACTCTCTGATCCAGACAGGTCTCGCAATGGCCATGCCTCTCTGTGGCCATCAGCTGAATCACTTCTTTTGTGAGATGCCTGTATTTCTGAAGCTGGCTTGTGCGGACACAGAGGGAACGGAGGCCAAGATGTTCGTGGCCCGAGTCATAATTGTGGTTGTTCCCGTAGCACTAATTCTAGGCTCCTATGTGCACATTGCTCGTGCAGTGCTGAGGGTCAAGTCAATGGCTGGGCGCAGAAAGGCTTTCGGGACTTGTGGGTGCCACCTCCTAGTAgtgttccttttttatggctcGGCCATTTACACCTATCTCCAATCCATCCACAATTATTCTGAGAGTGAGGGAAAATTTGTTGCCCTTTTTTATACTATAATTACCCCTATTCTCAATCCTCTGATTTATACACTAAGAAACAAGCATGTGAAGGGTGCTCTGTGGAAAGTACTATGGAGGGGCAGAGACTCAGGGTAGGAGATGAAAAAATGGGCAGTAAAATTTTCTGCAACAGCTCTTCAATCAAAGATCTCACCGTGTTCCTCGGAGGGCAGTTGGTCAGTAGGAAACAGCCTTCAGTCATCCTCGGaattggtttttggttttgtttttttagtgggacggagtttcactcttgttgaccgggctggagtgccatggtgcgatctcggctcactgcaacctcagattcctgggtccaagtgattctcctgcctcaatctcctgagtagctgggattacaggcgcccaccaccatgcctggctaatttttgtatttttagtagagatggcatttcaccatgttggccaggctggtctcgaactcctgacctcaggcgatccgcccaccttggcctctcaaagtgctgggattataggtgtggacCCCTGTGCCTGGCCGTCCTCAGAGTTTTAGTCCCTTCCTTGTTTAGAAACTGAAAGTAGGGATCTCTTGGGACTCTTTCTTGTTCAGTGTCTATGATCACTGTGTAGCCAGCAGCAAGTGCTGGTTTGTATCACAACTTTCCAAAGGAACGAGATTGAGAAGAGGTTGTATTGTGTCCAGTTATGGAGAGTGGGATGGGTTCTGGGCAAGACTGAGAGTGATAGAAGACTTAATTAGGAATGACAACGCCTTTCCAAGGTCAATGACTCCCAGTGTGGTGCCATGCAGACGCACTGCGCCCGAAGGCAGACAGAATGAGTTCCCCCTGCTCTTCTAAGCAACTGCGACCCTGCCGTGCACCCTCACATCTCAGGGCCCATTTCTAAGGTCTCTAACAGAGGTTATTCATGTCCGATATTTGGAGCAAATAAGGAGATCATAAACAGAGGTGCTTCATGGAGCGTGTAGAGTTTCAGGTTTGGATGTCATTTACACCcttgaagaaaaagacaaaatcattAGGGTGGCATTGAGTACAGGGAGCATTGACTCTTACTAGCTGCACCAGGAGTCTCTGTCCTGCCGCTTGGTGCCATGGATAAGATACTTTCCATGCAAGAGAGAAGATAATAGAGAAGAAATGAACATATGAATAACGAGCCAAGAGGAACAGATATAGAAAAGAAGAATAAGCTTTCACAGTCTTGGTAAATTTCATGTTGAGGGAATAATCTTTTATTCTGATAAcaataatatttgtttatatctGAAAACCCTTTTTGCACAAAATGTTATTAGTCCTTACAGCTGTATTGTGAGAGTGAGTTTTGTTGTAGTCCCTATTTATTCacaagaaactgaggttcagagcgTTGAAGTCACTCAAGTTCACATAACAAATATGGGGTGAAGCTGAGATCCGGGTTTCTGAAACCCTAAATCCAACCCTTACTACAACACCCTCctaattctctttttctgaaaGGACATTTTTAATAGGGAAAGATTGAGTTTGGACAGAAGGGTGGCTGGAGAGAGAATCAAGTGTGAGCTTAGTGTACTTTCATAGTTTTGCGCTGGTTAATTCTGGCCAGGGTTCTAGACGCTTCTGAGTTACATATTCATTGGTCAGAGggcatatttcttttcttcacacAAAGCTAATGTGTCCTGTAAAAAcagttaccatttattgaacacttactatagTTATATTCAAGCACAGTTCAAACACCATGCTATATAATATACATCACTGACACACTAAATTCTTACAATATGGAATGTAGGTACTATTTCCCTCCTCCCATTAGTTCTGCTGATCTAGAGACTGAAAGTCAGATAATCATTTTGGGTGATTTGCCTCAATTACCCAGGCACTAAATGGTGGGGCAGGATTTGAATCTGGCCTGTTTTATTCCAAATCCTACCCAACTAGCCACTACTTAAAGaccaattaaaaaatgtttattagctCAAGGAACTAACCTATAAACTGCCTGGAACAAATGATTTTTCTCCTGCATCCTTGTCTATCTAAGTTGAAACAATCCAAGCGTATACATTACctaatgaagaaaaggaaactatttGAAAGagcaataatttaataaaattgttttgtggTTAATGAGttcttttttcatttggaaaGCAGAGATATAGCCTCCTAATTACATTAGAGGGAACGTATCTCAGAGCTGAGCAATTTTAAGAGGTCACTGGTACAgttggggacacacagccactgCTCTCGCAAGTCAGGTCTTGTGCAAGGCAAATGCCATCTCCACGGGAACCTATATCCCTTGGGCCTCCTTGGACCTTCTCATCCATAACAGTGGCTAATTGATCATTAGAGATTTTTGTGTCCTCATAGCCTTCCCAGAGCCAGTGAGTGGTTCCAGGGTCCTTCAGTCGCCCATCTGAGAGAGGAAGCCAGAGGTGACTtcatgaatggaacagaatataaacACCTCCGCACCTTTGTCTTTTAGAGCCCAGCTGGCCGCCATTTAAACCTGTTGCCGTTTGTCCTTTACCTGCTAAACCACCTGAACAGAATTTTGAGCTAGAAATAATGATGCATGTAAGGCCTAAAACTGGGACGTATTTATGGAAAAGACAGGGAGACACAGGAGAAAGGAGATTGTGAGGATTggttctcaagagaaaaaaattaaatggatgatttcatagagaagaaagaaaaagaacttagAGACATTTCAGTGAATATCAGGGAAAGCCATCTTTAAGAAACTCatacagctgggcgcggtggctcaagcctgtcatcccagcactttgggaggccgagacgggcggatcacgaggtcaggagatcgagaccatcctggctaacacggcgaaaccccgtctctactaaaaaatacaaaaaaactagccgggcgaggtggcgggcgcctgtagtcccagctactcgggaggctgaggcaagataatggcgtgaacccgggagatggagcttgcagtgagctgagatccggccactgcactccagcctgggcgacagagcgagactttgtctcaaaaaaaaaaaaaaaagaaaaagaaaaaaagaaattcatacaACCAAGTTcaatagcaaacaaaaataaCTCACTaagtaaccatttaaaaatgggcaaaggcggcctggtgtggtggctcatgcctgtaatcccagcaatttgggaagcgggggtgggtggatcacttgaggtcaggagttcaagacctgcctggccaacatggagaaaccctgtttctactaaaaatataaaaattagccagatgtgttggCAGGTGCCATGATCCCaggtccttgggaggctgaggcaggagaattgcttgaacccaggaggcagaggttgcagtgagccgagattgtaccactgcactccatcctgggcaacagagagagaccctgtcaaaaaaaaaaaaaaaaaaaaaagaggggggtgGGCAAAGAATAGACATTTagacacttttccaaagaagtcatacaaatagccaagagatataagaaaaaatgctcaacatcactaaacagggaaatgcaaatcaaaaccataatgagataccacctcacacttCTTAGGATGGCTAATACCAGAAAACCAAAAGATAGTTAAGtgtggggaggatgtggagaagggaACCTTTGAACATTGTCGGAGGTACAGCCATTGTGGGAAACAGTaggaaagtttctcaaaaaattaaacatagaaccACCATATTATCCAGCAAGCCTATTTTTGGTTATACATAAAGCAATATATCAAGGAAATTACTATCTTGagaagatatctgcactcccatgttaattgcagcactattcacaatagctgagatatggaaacaatctaagtgtccaccaggagatgaatggataaagaaaacatgaagcATGAATATTATTCAGACGTAAagaggaaggaaatcctgtcatttgcaataacatggatgaaccttaggATACTATGCTAAGTAAAAATAAGTCATACACAGAAAGATACCACACAATCTCATTTATATGTagaatcttaaaaacaaaatcaaactccTAGTAATAGAGAGTAGAGCTATGGTTAGCAGGGTGAGGGTGGGACAAAAGGGAGATACTGGTCAAAGTGTAAAACCTTCAGCTATAAAGTAAGTACTGCAGACCTATTGTATATtaactgtagttaataataatgtattgtatacttaaaatttgctaaaagagtagGTGAAAGATATTCTGACCATGAAAATGGTTAACTATTTGAGGTAATGGATGTTAATTACCCCATGTTAATGGTggtaatcattacacaatgtatatactgtatatatcaaaatattatgttGTACATCCTAATCACAGTAAATTATTCAAAGGGTGATTGCTTATTTAGGAGATAAATTTAAGGAGGAGGCGTTCTTTAGCTGCAGAAGGGAAAGTTCAGATACACCCATCTGGCAATCAGCAACAGGAGGGAAGGCCCCTACCTTCACGCAGGTGGTGGTaatgagcgtgtgtgtgtgttggggagaggAATGagcgtgtgtgcatgcatacatgtgccatgtgggAGCACCTTCTCAGAGGCCCAGTGTGACACTAGGAGACCAAGTAGCAAGAAGGGACGCTAGGTAACGTTCACCACTAGTTTCTTTCATCTTCACTCAATCTCTATCCTTTCGTATGTGCAAGAAGGTAGCTAAACCTCTCAGTAAACCCTTTTCTTGCATCTTGATGCCAGAAATGCCTCATCATTAATCAATATCTGAGCCAGAAGAATATTAAGAGTTACCTTTATGGAGTCTTCCATCCATATCaaattcttttcagattttaaaaggcTTTACATGTTTCATTCTAATTCTTTCTGGGGCTGATATAACAGAGCTGAGCTATGATGCTTATTTTATTACAACCCAACCCAAAGCTTTGTTTATTTATCATTTAACTCAAGAACTAGGGGTGCTGTCTCTTGAACAAGGATGTGACGAAGAggggaatattaaaaaaaaatgacaacaactGAAGACACGTTATAAGGAAAGGTTAGGGGATGCTTTTATTGTATTCTTGATacacaaatattattatttaaaagatatgGAGATCAGTGGTTTTCTCTGCCATCTGGCTACTGGGAAAGAAAATCTTGAGTCAAAGAGAGTTTGACACTGGACATAGGGAACGACGTAGCTATTAGTGTGCGGTGACTCTGAAACAGCTGTGGCCTCTCCGTTACAGATATGGGCAGAaacctgttatttatttatatccccTATTTCAATTGCTTTGGTTTATTAGAAAAAGTttcactggccaggcatggtgacatgtacctgtcatcccagctactggggaggctgaggcaggcggatcccctccatccgggaggctgaggcgggaggatcacctccgtccgggaggctgaggcgggaggatcacctccgtccgggaggctgaggcgggaggatcacctccgtccgggaggctgaggtgggaggatcacctctgtctgggaggctgaggcgggaggatcacctccgtccgggaggctgaggtgggaggatcacttctgtctgggagttggaggttgcagtgagctacaatctaCAGCACTCAGGCCCATTGAATGTAGCTCCTATCTCCTCATCTGACACGAGGCCAGCCACTCTTTAGAAACATGACCAATTCGAATGTTTCTTTATTTGGCCTGTTCTTCagctttccaaaatcaaatttgCCACCAGTCTATACCTGTGGTCACCTCCACTGAAATAAGGGACATAGTTTTCGACCCAAGGGTGTGCTTTGAGAAGTATCTTCTGCTGTGTCTTTCTGAGCTCTGTAGCTGCAGAATCATCTTTCCAAGCATCCTCTTCCACTTCATCTCACACCGGTGCTCAACTCCCCCCTGGTCCACAGTCCTCGACATTTTCTGGTTTGGAGTTTTAGATAATTCCCAGTTTCTCTGAAAATGGAAATTCAACTTCTGCTTTTAATTCTCCTTGCGGCTTTTGAATGATTTATGTGATAGAAGGGGGAAATACCTATTTCGTGGTATGATGTTACGTGCTCTATTTATGCTTGTTGAGTTGAATTTCCAGTAGTTGCCTACATTTAGTTACAAGTTCCTTTTCTGATTCTTGCATACTCGGGCGAGATGGTAGGCCAGAGTTGAGGGTATACTTTgtgaacagaaaacaaatgccAGGAGTATTATTTGTTCAGTGTGAATCTAATTGGACTAAGATGgcattttcaattttgttttcatcATACCCATCTCTAACATCTGAAAAAGCGAGAAGTAAATGAGAAAAAACTTCTTCATATACAAGTATCTTTACTGAAAAGTTGTTTTAGCCTTATACTTAATTTTAACCAATTAAACTATATTCAATATAATCTGCTTTTCTGTGGTCTTTAGCAATAACCATGCTCCCACCACATCCTAtgcaaatatatgcatatgtacagTATGTGCAAAAATGCACATGCTTGTTTCTATCCATTCACAACTTAGTTTGTTTAGGCTGATGCCAATTTTCACTCAGAACAGGCACCGAAGGATGAAGGAGGCAGCCTGGGCGTGTGAGGGTGATACGGTGTGCAAGCCAGGCATTATTCAGGTCGTGGGAGCTAAGATTTGCCGTCAACTGCTTCATGACCCTCTACTGAACATTATAAGATCATTATCATAATTCCTTCACCAATttgcttattaaatatttcatgaagGAAACACCTTAATATTTCCTTAGTTGAATGGCTATTTAATGAATGATAACATGAAGGTAGTCTTGGAAGAATAACAAGGTAAGACAGCGGTTTTCAGGGTGTCCCCAAGGAGGCCATTGTCTCAGGGGTCCTCAACCAGCAGCATCACCTGCTCCCAGGAACTCACTAGAAATGTGAACTCTTGGACCCCAGGCCAGACCTCTTCAATCAGAGACTGCGGGAAGCAGGACAGTCATCTGCGCTGTATCAAGCCCT from Macaca nemestrina isolate mMacNem1 chromosome 6, mMacNem.hap1, whole genome shotgun sequence encodes:
- the LOC105483980 gene encoding olfactory receptor 2Y1 — its product is MGSFNTSFEDAFILVGFSDWPQLEPILFVFILIFYSLTLFGNTIIIALSWLDLRLHTPMYFFLSHLSLLDLCFTTSTMPQLLINLCGVDRTITRGGCVAQLFIYLALGSTECVLLVVMAFDRYAAVCRPLHYMAIMHPRLCQTLAVASWGAGFMNSLIQTGLAMAMPLCGHQLNHFFCEMPVFLKLACADTEGTEAKMFVARVIIVVVPVALILGSYVHIARAVLRVKSMAGRRKAFGTCGCHLLVVFLFYGSAIYTYLQSIHNYSESEGKFVALFYTIITPILNPLIYTLRNKHVKGALWKVLWRGRDSG